The Salmo salar chromosome ssa06, Ssal_v3.1, whole genome shotgun sequence sequence ctccacctctcctcaaGACTGACGCCTTGGGCTTATCGCATTACAACAACTAATGTGTGTGTTACTAGTCATTTTCCCTGCCGACAAGCCCATTGTTTGACAATATCGAGGCAGGCCAAAGCCCATGATTGTTTTCTCTTCCCCTGCGCTGCAACATTGTTTGATACAAATACCATTGACATTTGCAAGGAGTAGGTCAATTACTCAACAATGGACAATATGGTTGGTGTGTGGGTTCTTATTTCAGGGGTTAACAAGGGAGCAGTCTGTCCTCTGACTCCGCTTGACAGATGCACCCTGTGTTTGGGTTGGATTGTAATAACAGGAAGTTCCCTTTGACGAGAGCAGGAAGTGGACAGCTGGCTAAGCGGCTGGCTTAACGGCACCCTCTCTCACTGACAATGCAGATGTTTAGAGGCCTGGCCTGGTTTCCTGCAATTCTTAGTGTATAGAGGGCTTCAATGAACATTCAACAGGATGTTACTCTTACCTTGATTTGAATTCCGCACTTCGCTGTACACAGTGTCTGTGCCTTTCTTCACAGGGGctagaaatgcataaacaaatgcTTCATAGGGACATAATCAAAAAATGCAAGTGGACAGCTCATGATTATTTGATATTAAGCAATAGATCAATAATAATGTTGACATGTGCATTTGAAGCCTAGCACCTCCCAGCTAAGAGGATGGGTCAGTCTCTTACCTCTGGTGAGGTCTACCTCCTGGGGATGGACCTCAGTGTATTGTGGCACAGGTACCTCAGTAGTTTCCTCGCTGGTCTGGTCGTCAGACTCTACAATAGTCACACTTAATGTTAGACATGAATAGTTACATATTTAATGCTCCTACTGTTGAAATATAGGAGTTGACCTCATGAACTCTGGTACACTTACCTGAGCCTGAGACGTGATCACTCCAGACACTCCTTCCCATTACCCCAGGAGTGACTGCAAAACACAGAAACCAGGGGTCAGTCATACAGGACACCGGTCACATCCAATTGGATGAAACATTCATTGCTTTGCCATATTAGGTATGCATCCCCTCACCTGCTCTTTACCCTGAGCCAAGCTAGGAGGAaggaacacagagaggaagagagatgacatCCTGAGAGGAGGAAGGGTTGGAGCAAGGTTTGGGCTGAGATGGTAGGGGTCTGCAAGACTCCATAAACTTTCTATCATGGGCCAATGGTTTAGTAGTGTGAAGTCCTGACAGCAGATATAGGTTCTACTGTACAGTAAATCAGTAGACAGATCTTACCATTGGCAGCCTCATTGACTTCTCCATGGGTCAGTCTCAGAGTCTCGTCTGTTTTAGTGCTTGCTGGCTTCCTGAGAGAGGGGAACAAGAAAACACAATGAACAATTAAACAGGAAACTCCTATATGATCTTTATCGCTTTAATATTCACATCTTCCCAAACAAAGAATTGTGCAACATCTGTACATTCAATGGTTTGTGAATAGACGATGGTAGTATGATGAAATCAAAGCCACGCCTACTCACACTGACAGTtccactgttctctctcttctgaaTGGAAGAAGGCATTTCTTAaccaggatgatgatgatgatgagagacACTGTGAGCAGGATGCAGAATGCTGCGATCAGCCCCTTCTTCCAGCCAGCCAACTTCACTGCAGACAGCAAGGTTACAGAGGTTACCTCAGGTCAAGTTCAGCCACAGTGGATTTACCTAAGGACTTCTAGTCACacaccagtgtgtttgtgtgataatACTTTCATCTGCAAGATCCCTTCCCCTCTCACCTCCAACAGTGACGATGGCACTCCTCTGGCTGTCATTGGATGGGTTGTTAGTGACGCAGTAGTATCCGCCTCCATGCTCTCTACTGACACCTTGAACCGAGTGGGATGATCGCATGCCATTGGTGGTCTTGGACAGCAGGGGCAGGGCACTCTTTGTGTGATACCATGTGTAGGTGATGGGGGGTGTGCCCCGCTGGACAGTGCAGGTTAGGGTCAGGTTCTCCCCCTCAGCCACGTCCCCCATGTTGGGTGTCATGGTCAATAATGGCCTGGACACTGGCTCTGTGGGGAATTAATGTTGTTGAGTCATTACAGTAAATCTACTATGTCATCAGTTAGATTGACTGTACCAGCGTCTCCCTTTTATAAACCAGAGCCATATGTAGGTGTATGtaggtgtatgtatgtatgtatgtatgtatgtatgtatgtatgtatgtatgtatgtatgtatgtatgtatgtatgtatgtatgtatgtatgtatgtatgtatgtatgtatgtatgtatgtatgtatgtatgtatgtatgtatgtatgtatgtatgtatacatttgGTTCTGTTATGAACAGGTGGTGTGGCCAACTCACCTATGATGGTGGCAGTGCGTCGGAGGTGCTCTCCTGAGCTCTCCATGTGGGGCTGACTGGGGTTGTTCTCGGCCTTGCAGGAGAAGCTATGGATGTCAGTGCTCCTGTGGATGGAGGTGATGTTGAAGAGGGCCAGATCCCAGGGACTGCGAACCACCCTGAACTCAGCTTGTCTGTGGGGGCTCAGTAGGGTGTAGGTGATGGGCAGACTACCGTTGTCACTCTGACACTGGAGCTGGAAGGGCTTGCCCAGGATCAACATGCCCCCTACCACGCTCAGTAGAGGGACTGACACAGGcactgacagagggagagggggaacaaAAAAGAGAACGAATAAGACAGAATGAGACCAGAGAAGAGAAAAACTGTTAGAAAATCAAGCACATGCAATGTTTGAGAGTGTTGAATGAGTGTTTTTAATATGACCCCATCCATTGTCAGAACAAAAATTACAAGATTGTTATAATgctgttattgcatcaaatggttgttttatgcaacataaTAAGGGGTTGTTAGAACACTCATCTATCTGTGTGTGTTCAACTGAAAGTGGGCCTCTAGGAGATTTAACACTGACAGAAGATTTGCAATGTCTTCTGGGTGATAAACCTAACAAGACCGCATTCCATAGCATGATTAGTGTCTGTGTGCCTGACTGGAagctaccagggagagatggctcgGGGCCAGACCCTGGTTTCTACACAATGAgatgtttttacagcagatacttataattcacagcaggcagtatctttcatacaaatcttaaacTTGTAACCCATTCCATACagctgttgtttgtcatgtagactgaagggggtgtatcttggctataaaagacctttgtacctTTGTCTCGAAGCTCTCAACAAATCATCTgagggtgattcgtcgaccagccatcattatcttagggcactcaatcgattcactttatatgtgtgtgttgtattgacctgctcccttattaataagtgaataaagattcaGTTTAAGTATatctctgacttgtgtgataagtttgtctctcctcatttgacaggtaagaaattaaccaccacaccacacagagagactcACCTTTTGCCTTGAGGACAATCTGTGTGCTGTTTTTGAAGATCTTTTTGGTTTGGCCTCTTCCTTGGGCTTGGGCCTGGCAGGAGTAATTTCCATTAAGGGAGGGGTGTGCTGTGGCACTGTAGTTCCCTCCTGATGTCAGTAGGACCTGGTTCCTGTACAGGGAGTACTTCACTTCACTAATGTTGATTCTCTCATGGGAATAGCGGTCAGTATAACAGTTCAGTGTGAAGAACTCTGTCTCAAACACCTCTCTGGGCTTCATCACCAGGACTGGCTTGGAAAACAACTCTGTGGGGATCAGACAGAAAAAGCAGAGTGTCAAACATTAAATTCAAAGATACTTTGGCATGGCGAAACATTAAATTCAAAGATACTTTGGCATGGCGAAACATTAAATTCAAAGATACTTTGGCATGGCGAAACATTAAATTAAGTTAGAA is a genomic window containing:
- the pecam1a gene encoding platelet endothelial cell adhesion molecule precursor (The RefSeq protein has 1 frameshift compared to this genomic sequence), which translates into the protein MDSPPLYLPLLLLTSLLTLWQGAGAQSLFTIDSVTLKLDPSGEVTSGTLMDLNCEVSVSHDQSQPLTHSFNFLRDDVLVYSKNTTEPAVLHQLTPARAANSGTYKCQVIVQDKSKGSSTHRLTVTGLQTPVLQVNSRMPFEGDEVAATCSAPDESGSLLFHFYQDQEKIKQVRATGNSVDTRLELKHAGDKHLRCYFEITMLPAAGRSNNSNTVKVMVEELFITPVMNILPGKDVIEGDIVEIVCRVVNPPPNVAVFLTKDKRVLKTASVSLSHSFRVLAEDSGEYVCKADRGNVQKEAYKSIKVKELFSKPVLVMKPREVFETEFFTLNCYTDRYSHERINISEVKYSLYRNQVLLTSGGNYSATAHPSLNGNYSCQAQAQGRGQTKKIFKNSTQIVLKAKVPVSVPLLSVVGGMLILGKPFQLQCQSDNGSLPITYTLLSPHRQAEFRVVRSPWDLALFNITSIHRSTDIHSFSCKAENNPSQPHMESSGEHLRRTATIIEPVSRPLLTMTPNMGDVAEGENLTLTCTVQRGTPPITYTWYHTKSALPLLSKTTNGMRSSHSVQGVSREHGGGYYCVTNNPSNDSQRSAIVTVGVKLAGWKKGLIAAFCILLTVSLIIIIILVKKCLLPFRRERTVELSVKPASTKTDETLRLTHGEVNEAANVTPGVMGRSVWSDHVSGSESDDQTSEETTEVPVPQYTEVHPQEVDLTRAPVKKGTDTVYSEVRNSNQARFS